The Bombus pascuorum chromosome 4, iyBomPasc1.1, whole genome shotgun sequence genomic interval TCTTCCAGGAGACAATGGGtcttttaattcaatttgatAGAAAGTTTCATCTGGATAAGCATTTACCTTGACTTTGGTTAGCTTTAATTCAACTCGTACAGGTTCTCTATAAGCTGCTATGTAACTAAGACTACTTTTTTGTTCAGGTTCCagtgaaaaaaggaaatttcgtATGTGTCGATCTTTACTTCCATTTTCTAATATAAGTCTAGttgtaatttttgttaattgaGATTGCAGATCAATATGTTTTTCCACGTTCTTAAAATTCAAGTCGGGATCAATGGTGCTGGCAATAGCGGAAGATTGGATATTTAATCCGAAAAATAACACAATATTCCATAGCAATATAATTAAACTACGATTAATCATGTTTTTCACGTAAGAATTTCTTTCAGCTCACTGTTGATTGTCGTTTAACACTCTTAACTAACCGGTAAACGAGTTACAATCGGTATCATCATAGACGTGGCGTTTATCTAAAACCACGTATTATGTAGACACGAAACTCATATACGAATTATATGATATACTTTAAGTATGtctataatacatacatatctcATACAGttttctgaatttttacaagtataattcaaatatgtgtatatgaattacaaaattttgatttttaaaaatatttacatcaatcctaaatacttatttaataaaacaaaaagttaaaactgaaatataagaatatatacttataagtATATTAGATGGTAAATTTAaccttttaaattttgttatattaagttatattgtaataccaCAAGACCAgcattgtataaaaattgctATTAAACTTAGGAAAATGATTTTATCTGCAGTCATGTTTAACTCAAAAAAATCTTTATGTAGCCAGTAAGTAGTCCATAATATATGACCTTAATcaatcatataaaaataatgatcgaaaatatttttgttgaacagtttaatattttattgtacaaaCAAAATATGTAGATCACATTTAAGAAAGTTTTATAACTATCAAACACTTTATCGATGTTATAAAGGGGAATCaaaaattaatgtacaatCTGATACATTTTGTAATGTAagtaattaatcaaattttgattttatgaGGAATGCAAATCAGTCAGATCTAatgtcattttattattttttcattgaagttcaatatcgataaaaataatcttagAGAAGTAAATAACTCTACACAGgtaaatataacgtaattataatataaaacatgtaatcataatatgaaatagaaattgtataattgagTATATAGCATActatttcttctattaaaatgtagtgtaatatataaatatattaacaacAAAATTATCATAATAGGAACAGGAAGAACAAGATACAAATGTATCAAATTTGAATGGTTTTGCAATTAGGAAACCAAGTAAGTATGGTAAAATAATACCAATTTCCtctaattaatgaataatatacaaatgtatattgtacagatattatataaaattaagtttcactaatattttcatttcaaatttcagaGCTTGAACAAGTTCATCCACATCCTAAATATGCTCTTGACTTAATCTATGGAGCTGTATGTGATGAATTCAATAAGTCATGTATATCATTTACATATTCAGCAATAAAagggaataataataaaatgaaatgtaccATTGATGTCACATGGCCTTATGAAGCATCCTTTTGCGATATAGCATCAAGCAAAAAGAAAGCTGGACATAATGCAGCATTAATGTGTTTAGATTGGCTatatatgaatgaaaaaattaaagatttgaaacctatattatatgattatgAAAGTATAAAGAGTTTTTATAAATCTCAACAATCTGTTAATATCAATCTTCCACCAGAGTTCGCAAGTAAAATACAATCTTTGATTGATACTTTTAATAATGTAAGGTTTATAAGTAACAGAAatgtttgtttaatatttacaaatatcttaatttattatgattatttgtAGGAAGTAAAATCTATAATAACAATACCATGTGCTACTGAAgaaaacaatttgaaaaaagaattggGAGATAATCTTTCATTAGATGATGATTTTGGTAAAATGCATAGTAGTCATTCATTAAGGAATGTCAAAATAagaagatatgaaaatataaatttgcctatttttaattataagtatgtatttatatatctatatataacatttgttATCAAGttatttattgcttaaaaatttctttcaggGAAAAAATACTTAATGCTTTAGAAAATAACCAGGTTTTGATAATTAAAGGAGAAACTGGCTGTGGCAAAAGTACCCAAGTTCCACAGTTCATACTGgatgaatatataaaacaaaataaaacacatGAATGTAATATAGTTGTGTCAGAACCTCGTAGAATATCAGCTATTTCCTTGACTGAACGTGTTGCGTCTGAAAGGGGTGAAAAAATAGGCAATAGAATAGGTTATCATGTAcgttttgttaataaaatgcCAAGAATAAGTGGCTCAATTTCATATTGTACAACTGGCATACtcttgcaaaaattaaaacataattcTACATTAAAAGGAGTATCACACATAATTATAGATGAAGCTCATGAAAGAAGTTTACAAATAGATATGTTGCTAATGTTATTTAAAGATATGTTGGAACGCAATCCACATGTAAAACTTATAGTTATGTCTGCAAGTATAAACGTAGATATATTTCAACAATACTTTTCCGCCACAATTATTGATGTCCCTGGGAAATTATTTGATGTAAAAATGCATTTCTTGGATGATATTGATTTCTTAAATAAGAACTCATTAGATCAGAATACTCctatgaaaatacaaattcctTTCAATGACATAGTGCATCTAATACAatggattattaaaaataaaccaCGTGGAggtattttatgttttcttcCAGGTTGGCAAGAAATTAAGGACTTATATAACATgcttcaatataaaataaataatgtattaatattaccaCTTCATTCTAAACTATCAAATGATGACCAGAAAATGGTTTTTGGACAAGTTCCTCATTATATTACAAGGATTATTTTAGCTACAGATATAGCTGAAACTGGTATTACCATCCAAGATATAAGATATGTTATAGATACTGCTGTTAAGAGAGATTTAAGATGGAATGAACAGAAGTTTTTATCTAGTTTAGAGTTTAGTCGAATATCACAAGCCAATATTTATCAgaggtaatttttattttatgcaacgttgtgattttactttcaaagaaagaaaagattaaaatatatatttattaatatttaggAAAGGAAGAGCTGGACGTGTAAGATTTGGTGAAAGTTATCACTTAATtactaaaaaagaatttaatgaaTTAGATCTATATCCGAAACcggagatattaaaaattccattggAAGAagcaattattattagtaaaacATTATCTGATAAGAAAGCATTGGATTTCTTTAATGGTATGATTGATCCACCGGATACTGGTTCAGTAATTTCTGCTgtaaataatttggaaatttctggCTTTCTCGATAAGGATGAAAATCTTACAAGTTTGGGCAAACGTGTTTCGTATATTTCGTTGCATCCGAAATTAAGTAAAGCAGTAGTACTTTCCTGTGTTTTGCAGTacgtaaaaatttacattattgcTAGAAGATATCcttatttttccatatattttatactacatatttatgtttatatttttaaaaagttcttgttatatattttagtttatattttttagatgtTTTAGTCCTGTGTTATCATTAATCACTACAATTTCTACTTTTGGTGGATTTAATGTTTCGTTAGAGGAAAAATTAAGTTCCTCCagaattttgaaagaaaacaagttgaaatttcataaaacaagTGATCATATTAGTatgttagaatatttttattgtatggAGCACAGTAATAAAACTCAGTTTACAAATAACTCTAATGTGATACAAagtaagtattttatatatatatatatatatgtatatatatttgtatgtatatatatatatatatatatacgaggaaaaataatgtttagaATAACTATTGTTTATTTGTAGAGCTGTTTTCGTCACATGTAAATGAACTTGTAAGCAGTGCAATGATTTCAGACACAtctaattttgaatatttggaTGCATATTCTGATAATAATGAATTGATTCGAGCGATCTTATTTGCTGCTACGAATcatttgataaaaagaaatgctTATGGATTTAAAAACGGATGTTTCACAAAAAATGCAAACATATTAATGACTgagttaatatattttttaaaaatacacataattataatatgcaAGAAAGAgctaaaatttatatagttttctaCTTTTTAGGGCTAACAAagtcattaaaattaaaaatgagagTGTAAATTACAATAGAAAAACATGGCCAAGTGAGCTTTTGACTTACATCAATAAGATGGAGTTTAGGGAAAGAAATTGTTCTGTAGTTCTTGATACTAGTATGATATCACCATTATCGGTTCTATTATTCAGTGAAGCTGATGTTGAATGTGAAAAGGTAtgtttttgaatataaccgttaatatatgtttatacaatgctaaatgttattttttttacagatACAAAACAATGCTTCCATCGAAGAAGAACAAATTTGTATtaggataaaaaatatacgaaatttaaatttgttgtGTAAACCCGAGTTCGTATTTCTacctatattttttacatgaCCAActtgtcttttattttatacatcgtCTTTTTTCAGAATCGCGGACATGCTATTACAACTTCGAAGTATGTTGTGGAATTTTGTGcactttataattaaatatgaaggTGAAAATGGTTACCAAGATAAGCTACAGTTAGTTCAACCATTTAGAGACAATCTAATGgttttaatttccaaaatgTTGACGGAATCGTCACGACATATTGACAATATATCAGACGCAAACaatcagatttaaaaataaaaaattagaaaaatttaaagaacgaACATTTTTGTGACATCGTATCACAGAATCTTTAATTCTATGTTAATatctagaaacaaaaaaaaaaaaacaaaacaatggTTCATTTgtgaatttgtatatattatttacttatatgtgaatataaataaatacatatagtgataatattcattttctacttgatatttttgtacatgtataaacataaatttctgTATGTGTTCTGTAGATCACAGTATAATCTTcgttttacaataatttatctatagttatgtaaaaattcaatagaatttatattttataaaatttcatataaacatgtcgatatattattctttagcagcctaatatttaatacttacaATACTTACATCCTGTTTCGCTAAAATCCTGAAACCCTGCCAACACCATGTTCCCCGAATTTATGGGAGAGAATATTAAGAATTAGATTCTCAATCCCAAAGTTATTCACGTTAGATTTTAATTACTAATCGcatatacaatatttgtaaCTTCGCCGTCAATACAGTACAAGATATTTGTGATTGTCAAAGCTACTTTCATTAACGTagcattaatttttaatgattttatgcTTATACTGATTGTTAGtttatctacatatatttttttgtgatATCAGTCAGAAAACTGATTAGGATTTACGTTGAAAATTGCCTTTTACGTATGCAATTTAGTTTTATTGAGAACGCTTTAGCTTCGGCTTAGAAGTAGCCATTGAAAACATTCGATGTAATCGATTAAGTCGCATATCTATGTAAGTACGtttatatgttaaataaaacattccaTATATATGgattataatagttatatatatattatatataaaaatattatatatatataactattaaaataatataataatataaaatatattatatatagcaCTGCTATATTGTTACATTATAAACattcaatatattaaaatctattttatatacatctGGCAGGTACATTGAAGCGTGCGCTTCTGATATGAAAAAGATTACTCTATTACGAGAGGCGAGGCGCGACgattcttattaatatttttaagctCTAACATATAACaatcattattatttgttttgtttctatttgtttaacaattattttttatcctagcgtataaatatataaaactataataaattaatagaataacgaaagtacatatatattaagatgtaacatactataaatataaaatacataaataggaaatatgtaaaaatctatttcgataataacaaatacagtTAACTTTATATTTCGTGATAAATGCCATTATTAAACAAAgcgtaatattttgtaacaataAAGTCAACAATGAGCaccaaattaaataaaataaccattaattaaataaaatgtgaaaCGTCGGTAAGTAGTCGAGGTCTCCTTTgacgaatatataaaatgttgttataatctcttttatttcatgACTACCATGAAAGATAACAATAACAAGTGTATTAATAACATTGATAAAGTAATGTATTAAATTCAAGATTGGATAACTACATGGCGGTGTGAAAACAAAACAACTTTTACGTTGCTTATAGAATTTCCTACTTGTGCGTGTTGTGATCAATTCTTTATATGtcatttgatataaaaattttctttcgtttcgttaggAAATTACTATCACATCGACTAGCAATTATAAGTTGTAGTATTACAATATTCTAGTAAGAATATCAGTAatctgtttaattatttatctattatatCTTTACCACATAATATTGCACTTCCGGCCACTTCACTATCAAGTTAAATTACGATGGCAATTTCTACGTATCGTCGGCCACaattcctttttccttctctaaactaattatatatatatatagatttccTTCTTGTTGGTAGAATATAAGGgatacgattaaataaatcttccCTTAAATTTAGTAACCCTTTTCATAACATATGATATAAGTATATCAAGAGTCGGTAAACTAGTAAATGCGAAGTAACTTACTTTCAGATTTACTCAGACTTAATATCAGTAATTAAACTGTACATTTACCCGTTCAGCGAACTTTCAAACGCGTCTGTCACGTTTTATCAATTAAGTAAAAAGGAATTTACGCATAGTTATCcttatattaagaaaataagaaaaccagttcattaaacgaaaatagtaaaaaatcggtaaaagataattctataaattcaaGAAACTTCTACTtatgtttctatttcaaaTCTAGGACTATCTGTATAAGATACAATGTAATGTGCAGAAGTAATGAAAGTACTGGCCCTTAAACGCATTATTAAACAATACTAATTATGTCTTTTGTGAGAAGGTTTGTGAATTGCCACTATTGTGAAAATATCTATCCACGTAGATAGATggcaatttaattttgatttttactCATTCTGAACGTATTTAGTACTGTATTTCCAAGTCATCTCATTCATTTTACTATATAGtctttgaaaaagaaaaaaaaaagaacaatacGTAAAAGATTCTACAATTACCATCACAATCATCAATTGCAACCTGTAAACAGGTACAATAATTATACTACAATCTATGCTAATTAATTCTTTGCTACACGATATCGAAATAACAGAAAAACAATACAACTTTACTCATCAGACAGCTTTATGATTAAATTGGTTCTTTAGTTCCACACGGCGGAAGAACCGTGATGAAACTCTCAGTCTCGCTATCGCTGGTGCTAAAGTTTGCCCTCTCTAAAACACCGTTCTCATTCCTGGTACAAAACGGTTGAAGGTACGTGTGCTTCGCTCCAATTTCCACGCCTGAGAGTCTGCGGAAATTTCCAAAGAAGACACTGTCCGTTCCAACGCTTTCGGCGCCGCTTTCGCTTGCACCATCACAGACGGATTCTGTCTCGTCGGTTTCCGAAACGCTGCTCACCTCGTGTTTTAGTAGCTGTTTGTGCGAGCCATTGCTGTCTGTGCTGCTTAAGTATCCGCTATCTTCTACTTTCATTCGTGGCTGCTGATAACCGGATAAATGACTCGTGGAATTGCTGGTCGATTCGCAGTTTCTGGAAGGTTTTGTCAGATGCTTTTTGTAAGTTTGAGGTTCGCTGTTCCTCCTCTGGTTATCCTGTTTATGATACTGATCGAACAACTTCCTTTTATCTTTATAACTACGAGGATTGGTCCATGACGCAGAAACGTTGGACTTTGACTTGCCTCGCGTGCAATTGCTTCTGATTTGGTCTTCCAATTGGTGTCTGCACCTTGTCATCGATTCCTCGGGCGATTGAGACTTGCAGGAGTAAGAACAATCAGTGGTCCCTACGTGGGTGTGTTCAAGCGGGACAGGAGCACCGTTGCTGGTCGTAGGGTCACCCGCTTCGGCAGGACTCCTGTCCCAGCAGTTTTTTGACAGAGAATTTGATGGTAATTTCGCGTCCTTCACACGGCGCGGAGGTTTCGGATGCTGATAGATGTCCTCCATAGGTGGTAACGGTACCACGTCAGGTTGGTTGCTCGGTTGTCGTTGCCTCTTCAACTGTCTGGTCTCTGGCGTTAAATACTTACACTTCTTCCAGGACATAGAGTCATCCAAATGGCCATTTAGCGATTTGGTGCTGTTAGACAAGTCTCTGGGACACGACTTCAGTCTAGCTTCGTAGATTTCTCGAAGGCTACCGTAGCCGCGTTGCAAACATGAGCCATTTTTCGACGAATCTTGATCGCGAAAACTGCCTTTGCTTTTGAGGAGGATTTGAGCAGGTCTTTCCAGAGAGTCCACATAGATCTCATCAGGAACGTCCTTTTCGTAGTTTACGTCGTCGTTGATCTTCAATTTCATCGGTTTCCTATCCAACGTGTCTGGCTCGTATTCAGATTCATCCTGCTTGACGTAGTTCTTCGGCGAATCTTGAACCTTGATAGTTAAATGACCGGGATTCTCGGGCTCGTATTGGATTTCTGGCCCAGAATCGTCGCTACAGGCTGGGCTATCATAACCATCGTTCACGTACACTTCGCTAACAAGCGAGTAACTTTCCGATTTTTGCGAAGAAATTAGTTCGGGCAGGCTATTATAATAGCTTCTTTCGAGGATATCCTTGTTCAGTTTATTCGGTATCATCATTTCACCGGTCCTAGTGTTAATCACAGCGTTTTGCATCGTCAGTTCCTCGTCCATTGGCAGAGCGGTGGATAAAGCTGGACTCGATTGATCGGTCGACTCTGGCGAAGTAGACGACTTTCTGCTAGATTTCGACCGTTCTAAACTATCCACTTCATAATCCGTGATGTTGCCTGATCTCGAATGATGTTCTAGTACCTTTGCATCGACCATTTCGCGGATCACGGCATCCATTATACGTTTTGCCGTATTTTTAGCACCTGGAAGCTCATTGATCATATCCGGTAGTTCCTTTTTCGATCGTGttgtattttcattgaatttattCGCTTGTTTCCCAAGTGAATTCTCCTTGACAGCCattctttcttccattttattatcttcgtCCTCAGGGACTACGATTCTCTTCTCTTCAGCTTCTGTTTTCTCCACCGTCTCTTCCTCCAACGTTGCGTTCTCTTCCATCTGTTTAATGAACGAATTTTCGATGGCATTCCTCACTCTGGCATTAATGACATCGTTGCCATTAGTGGCCGAACAATCCTCGTTCCTCGACGAATAATAGTTCGATTCCTCGAACATCGACTTGGTCGAACGTTTTGAAACGCTATGCCGATCGCCTGTCTCCAGGATTTCGCTTCTTGCGACGTTTTGGAACGTTTTCAGCATCGGTGGATTATCCTTCCACGAAGAAAGGAGTTTTCCTGTTAAACCTTTCACGTCCGTGTCGAATTCTCGTTTGGCCAGTTCTTTTAAATACTCCAAGTTCTTGTTGAAGGTTTTAGTATTTTCCTGAAGCGTTTTCCGGGCTTCCTCCGCGTCTCGCCAACGTCGTTGAGGCGTTGATCTGACGTCCTCCAACCATGCGCGAACTTTACTCTCACCTGGATTCGTTTGATCAGGTTCCGGAAGCGCGGCCGTGTCCCTGAACGAGTTTGTGCAACCTGGGCATCCGGTGCATCGTTGAGACTTCCGTGACTTCGTAATAGAACTCTGAGCCGAATTCGAAGCTGATTGTTGCTGATTTTTCGTGGTTTCGCAGTGCTCCgtgttcgtttcttcttccggTATACCTGAATCGTGGATAGAAGAAATATTGGATATTTTGAATTAGTTGAGAATCGTTTCCTGTCACCTTCCTTGGTCGTTAAgttaaaatagagaaaaaaaaactgtCAACTAACCGACGAGAGTAGGAACGAATCTCTTTGCGGCCATTTTGTGCTTCGCGATAGAGATAACTTCCCGAATTTTGAGAAGGAATTCGATGGCTGCTGGAGGGGGCGCCTAGAAAGATGCCCGGCTGTCTTTAAATTATCTCGCAGTTATCAAAATATAGGAAATCAGTTTTTCACCAGAGAATCTATCATCTCGTATCTACGGGAGTTATGGGAAAGCTTACAAGCAACAATTGTCTGTCGAAATAAGCGGGGTTGAAGTACAGTTTTCTTCTCTGAGCCCCGGGTAACACCGGCACATCCTGTTGATGCGGATTATCCGCAGTTTCCACGACTCGTACATCTTCTTCTGGCAGTCTTTCACCTAAAATCGATCCAGTTCCAAAGCAACCCTCAGATTGTTCCATGTAAATGCAGTGGGGATGAACAATAGCCGAAGTAATCTGTTTGTACATAGAAGATGATTTTCACGCTCCAAAACTTCTTTGAattgatttcaaataaaaattaagactGTAGGAGAAGAACACGTTAAGTCACATTTCCTACCTTTTTGCAGGCAAACAGTTATAAGATATTCGCTATATCAATTCTATGTTATCAAAATTGTCTTTTATGTGGGTTTGGAGGTAAACACGTGTTTTTACCATTCTCTTTCAAAGTATTCTTTGTTTTCATAACCATATAACACATCGACGATTCACCAATTATTTGAAAGTTATTTCAAAGATCTCTGCGTTCAACAAGTTGTCGTTACTTTTAACTATGTCATTATTAAAACCCTTTTGGTTAATTAAGAAACGATATTGAAATTAGGAAAGCAAGAAATGTGTTTACGATGTTTTTTTCTTGCGATTTTTAGATAGAATACTCTAAAGGTAGCTTCACCAACATTTTCAAATCCCTGTTCACCGTCGCTCGGTGGCAGATCATCGCCAAGATCGCTCTCCGTTAAGCCACTGTTAGTATCGCTCTCGAAGTGTCTCGAAGCAGCGAGCAGAGGATTGTTCTTCACCAATCCACCAACTTCTCGGCCAGGAGTCAAGCTTATTTCTGGCTCCTCGACGATTTTCCTCCTAGTCTTTTTGCTATGAAGATACAAGGACACGCTCGCAACGTAGATCAAGGCAAGGATCACGGACGAAAGA includes:
- the LOC132906441 gene encoding uncharacterized protein LOC132906441; amino-acid sequence: MLLLVLVLTGCLNVLEIVRCQELSVIRHSDGDIFTLEGSCTEACTVLSSGTASPYTRSPSTAGLVPPNNTCTCQCNHGLPTFREDLHICVNDIHECNVAGFVSNTGQIERVPYVFLPQRGQIIYPHAEIQFEGVSMPVCGITGAQQLGRTGWSELRNLSDTEPPFRLFRDEGRTFLQWIGETGLRAAAEGRVVTAKLVCRDASPKSKLPGVFTPCVAFRVAGSPSKSSVREVMFSSTTQLSQGLSATEYTAIGLSSVILALIYVASVSLYLHSKKTRRKIVEEPEISLTPGREVGGLVKNNPLLAASRHFESDTNSGLTESDLGDDLPPSDGEQGFENITSAIVHPHCIYMEQSEGCFGTGSILGERLPEEDVRVVETADNPHQQDVPVLPGAQRRKLYFNPAYFDRQLLLAPPPAAIEFLLKIREVISIAKHKMAAKRFVPTLVGIPEEETNTEHCETTKNQQQSASNSAQSSITKSRKSQRCTGCPGCTNSFRDTAALPEPDQTNPGESKVRAWLEDVRSTPQRRWRDAEEARKTLQENTKTFNKNLEYLKELAKREFDTDVKGLTGKLLSSWKDNPPMLKTFQNVARSEILETGDRHSVSKRSTKSMFEESNYYSSRNEDCSATNGNDVINARVRNAIENSFIKQMEENATLEEETVEKTEAEEKRIVVPEDEDNKMEERMAVKENSLGKQANKFNENTTRSKKELPDMINELPGAKNTAKRIMDAVIREMVDAKVLEHHSRSGNITDYEVDSLERSKSSRKSSTSPESTDQSSPALSTALPMDEELTMQNAVINTRTGEMMIPNKLNKDILERSYYNSLPELISSQKSESYSLVSEVYVNDGYDSPACSDDSGPEIQYEPENPGHLTIKVQDSPKNYVKQDESEYEPDTLDRKPMKLKINDDVNYEKDVPDEIYVDSLERPAQILLKSKGSFRDQDSSKNGSCLQRGYGSLREIYEARLKSCPRDLSNSTKSLNGHLDDSMSWKKCKYLTPETRQLKRQRQPSNQPDVVPLPPMEDIYQHPKPPRRVKDAKLPSNSLSKNCWDRSPAEAGDPTTSNGAPVPLEHTHVGTTDCSYSCKSQSPEESMTRCRHQLEDQIRSNCTRGKSKSNVSASWTNPRSYKDKRKLFDQYHKQDNQRRNSEPQTYKKHLTKPSRNCESTSNSTSHLSGYQQPRMKVEDSGYLSSTDSNGSHKQLLKHEVSSVSETDETESVCDGASESGAESVGTDSVFFGNFRRLSGVEIGAKHTYLQPFCTRNENGVLERANFSTSDSETESFITVLPPCGTKEPI
- the LOC132906127 gene encoding ATP-dependent RNA helicase DHX30-like, translated to MILSAVMFNSKKSLCSHLIFYCTNKICRSHLRKFYNYQTLYRCYKGESKINVQSDTFCNFNIDKNNLREVNNSTQEQEEQDTNVSNLNGFAIRKPKLEQVHPHPKYALDLIYGAVCDEFNKSCISFTYSAIKGNNNKMKCTIDVTWPYEASFCDIASSKKKAGHNAALMCLDWLYMNEKIKDLKPILYDYESIKSFYKSQQSVNINLPPEFASKIQSLIDTFNNEVKSIITIPCATEENNLKKELGDNLSLDDDFVIYCLKISFREKILNALENNQVLIIKGETGCGKSTQVPQFILDEYIKQNKTHECNIVVSEPRRISAISLTERVASERGEKIGNRIGYHVRFVNKMPRISGSISYCTTGILLQKLKHNSTLKGVSHIIIDEAHERSLQIDMLLMLFKDMLERNPHVKLIVMSASINVDIFQQYFSATIIDVPGKLFDVKMHFLDDIDFLNKNSLDQNTPMKIQIPFNDIVHLIQWIIKNKPRGGILCFLPGWQEIKDLYNMLQYKINNVLILPLHSKLSNDDQKMVFGQVPHYITRIILATDIAETGITIQDIRYVIDTAVKRDLRWNEQKFLSSLEFSRISQANIYQRKGRAGRVRFGESYHLITKKEFNELDLYPKPEILKIPLEEAIIISKTLSDKKALDFFNGMIDPPDTGSVISAVNNLEISGFLDKDENLTSLGKRVSYISLHPKLSKAVVLSCVLQCFSPVLSLITTISTFGGFNVSLEEKLSSSRILKENKLKFHKTSDHISMLEYFYCMEHSNKTQFTNNSNVIQKLFSSHVNELVSSAMISDTSNFEYLDAYSDNNELIRAILFAATNHLIKRNAYGFKNGCFTKNANILMTEANKVIKIKNESVNYNRKTWPSELLTYINKMEFRERNCSVVLDTSMISPLSVLLFSEADVECEKIQNNASIEEEQICIRIKNIRNLNLLCKPEIADMLLQLRSMLWNFVHFIIKYEGENGYQDKLQLVQPFRDNLMVLISKMLTESSRHIDNISDANNQI